The Henckelia pumila isolate YLH828 unplaced genomic scaffold, ASM3356847v2 CTG_461:::fragment_3, whole genome shotgun sequence genome window below encodes:
- the LOC140871810 gene encoding uncharacterized protein isoform X3 — MGNLKRWSVTYTKHVKQKRKVYQDGYLELQDTGYKIMLYDEYDKLLETRFAKKDDVIESGESMIFDSYLVDIGEQCGGNKPFSSLNYQDNDKKVKEKLSSSYNHGYKNNSDRKPSFGESTRLIKLSPSQKIIREFKKSELKRYKSSPSPSFLDMTKSTKTEWQVLYTTQLTQKAKKFHDGFLQLIVRGSQGRQVMLYDTNKRLLDSRFLKKNEPINCGESLAFEGHLVEIGEQEDHKLPINLTPPGKIHKLVGKNTSDSRVEMSCNEKFHAAREILSILRKPMIQEKLVSENKHLQHRGSHSSVHSDIKHPINIYAQNCNGCAEVKVIEEVSDDDCSNKILKCEDVEILNDAENRSVSENTRFQARSTAFCLSSGTDSHALLTCNVEGTDNSELESISSASEPQILVTPTSDSFGQTTSTSASLMEANKNVELENPSQIISYREHGTKLTAASTNDLNSGIIEKFCEENKGTSGVDNVGGVPDFGMADSNNGASQDPSDVGQEGTFDFIAKEIAEFPSFDLGF; from the exons ATGGGGAATTTGAAGCGATGGAGCGTGACTTACACGAAGCATGTTAAGCAGAAGCGCAAAGTCTATCAAGACGGTTATTTAGAGCTTCAAGACACTGGCTACAag ATTATGCTTTATGATGAATACGACAAGCTCTTGGAGACTAGGTTTGCGAAAAAAGACGATGTTATCGAATCTGGTGAATCAATGATATTTGATTCCTACCTCGTGGACATTGGCGAGCAATGTGGAGGGAATAAACCTTTTTCTAGTTTGAATTATCAAGATAACGATAAGAAAGTTAAAGAGAAATTAAGTTCATCATACAACCATGGGTACAAAAATAACTCAG ATAGGAAGCCTTCTTTTGGGGAAAGCACTCGACTGATTAAGTTAAGTCCATCACAAAAAATTATCCGAG AGTTCAAGAAGAGTGAATTGAAAAGGTATAAGTCTTCACCTTCACCAAGTTTTCTGGACATGACAAAATCCACTAAAACAG AATGGCAGGTATTGTATACTACACAGTTAACACAAAAGGCGAAGAAGTTTCATGATGGATTTTTACAGCTTATAGTTCGTGGATCACAAGGGAGGCAG GTCATGTTGTATGATACAAACAAACGGCTCTTGGATAGCAGATTTCTGAAAAAGAATGAACCAATTAATTGTGGTGAATCACTAGCATTTGAGGGTCATTTGGTAGAGATTGGAGAACAGGAAGATCATAAGCTGCCCATCAATTTGACTCCACCTGGGAAAATTCACAAACTAGTTGGAAAAAATACATCTGATAGTCGAGTTGAAATGTCATGCAACGAGAAATTTCATGCCG CCCGTGAAATCTTGTCCATTCTCCGGAAACCCATGATTCAGGAAAAGTTGGTCTCAGAGAACAAACATTTACAGCACCGTGGCTCGCATTCTTCAGTTCATTCTGATATCAAGCATCCAATAAACATTTATGCACAAAATTGTAATGGATGTGCAGAAGTTAAAGTAATAGAAGAAGTTTCGGATGATGATTGCAGCAATAAGATTTTAAAATGTGAGGATGTTGAAATTCTGAATGATGCAGAAAATCGCTCCGTTTCTGAAAATACAAGATTTCAGGCTAGGTCAACTGCATTCTGTCTCAG CTCTGGAACTGATAGCCATGCATTGCTCACCTGCAATGTTGAGGGCACTGACAATAGTGAGTTGGAGTCAATTTCTTCAGCTTCAGAGCCTCAAATACTGGTAACTCCGACCTCGGATTCATTTGGACAAACAACTTCAACATCAGCATCTCTCATGGAAGCGAACAAAAATGTGGAGCTTGAAAATCCCTCCCAAATCATTTCATACAGAG AGCATGGAACTAAACTAACTGCCGCATCAACAAATGATTTGAACTCAGGGATAATTGAAAAG TTTTGTGAAGAAAACAAAGGAACCAGTGGTGTAGACAATGTAGGAGGAGTTCCTGATTTTGGTATGGCTGATTCAAATAACGGTGCTTCTCAAGATCCCTCGGATGTTGGACAGGAGGGTACATTCGATTTCATTGCAAAGGAAATAGCCGAATTCCCAAGTTTTGATCTTGGATTTTGA
- the LOC140871429 gene encoding protein KINESIN LIGHT CHAIN-RELATED 1: MPGLVTVKTPPDAPPLRITVPNDPETPIQPGSTRSASRRPPSPSPSTSRAKPSPDRKKKSPPEKAFLDESSLDNPDLGPFLLKLARDTIASGEGPNKALEYALRAAKSFERCAVEAEPSLDLVMSLHVVAAIYCSLGRFEESAAVLEKAIKVPDVKRGADHALAVFSGYMQLGDTHSMLGQLDRSIECYEEGLKIQMETLGDTDPRVAETCRYLAEAHVQAMHFVEAETLCKRTLEIHRVHSPPASLEEAADRRLMALICEAKGDYESALEHLVLASMAMIANGQENEVAAIDVCIGNIYSSLTRFDEAVFSYQKALTVFKSSKGDNHPCVASVFLRLAELYYKTGKLRESRSYCENALRIFTKPVPGSSAEEIASGMTEISAIYELFNEPDEALKLLQKSMKLLEDKPGQQSTIAGIEARMGVMFYMVCKYEESLNCFESAVMKLRASGERKSGFFGIVLNQMGLACVQLFKMDEAAELFEEAREILERECGPFHQDTLGVYSNLAATYDGIGRIEDAIEILEYILKLREEKLGTANPDFNDEKARLAELLKEAGRSRNKEAKSLENLIDPNSRRTKKETSKKWSAFGFRS; this comes from the exons ATGCCGGGATTGGTTACCGTCAAGACCCCACCGGATGCACCGCCTCTGCGAATCACGGTGCCCAATGACCCAGAAACACCAAttcaacccggatccactagaTCCGCCTCACGCCGCCCTCCATCCCCGTCGCCGTCGACCTCACGCGCCAAACCATCCCCTGATCGTAAGAAGAAGTCTCCACCGGAAAAAGCCTTCTTGGACGAATCCTCACTCGACAACCCGGATCTCGGCCCGTTCTTACTCAAGCTGGCGCGTGACACAATCGCTTCAGGGGAAGGCCCGAACAAAGCGTTAGAATATGCTTTGCGAGCTGCGAAGAGTTTTGAGCGTTGCGCGGTTGAAGCGGAGCCGAGCTTAGACTTGGTTATGAGTCTGCACGTAGTGGCGGCGATTTATTGTAGCTTGGGGAGGTTTGAGGAGTCGGCAGCGGTGTTGGAGAAGGCAATCAAGGTTCCGGACGTGAAGAGAGGTGCAGATCACGCATTGGCTGTGTTTTCCGGTTATATGCAGCTGGGGGACACACATTCGATGTTAGGGCAGCTGGATCGGTCCATCGAGTGTTATGAAGAAGGGTTGAAGATACAGATGGAGACGTTGGGCGACACTGATCCTCGAGTCGCAGAGACTTGCAG ATACTTAGCTGAGGCCCATGTTCAGGCCATGCACTTTGTTGAAGCAGAAACTCTATGCAAGAGAACTCTTGAAATCCATCGTGTACATAGCCCGCCTGCATCTCTTGAAGAAGCAGCAGACCGTCGGTTGATGGCTCTCATATGTGAAGCTAAAGGTGATTATGAGTCAGCCTTGGAACACCTTGTACTAGCTAGCATGGCAATGATTGCCAATGGACAAGAAAATGAAGTCGCTGCTATTGATGTTTGCATAGGAAATATTTACTCGTCACTTACCCGTTTTGATGAGGCTGTTTTCTCCTATCAAAAGGCTCTTACAGTGTTCAAATCTTCGAAGGGCGATAATCATCCTTGTGTTGCATCAGTGTTTTTACGGTTGGCAGAATTATACTACAAGACTGGAAAATTAAGGGAGTCACGGTCCTATTGCGAAAATGCCCTGAGAATATTTACAAAGCCCGTACCTGGAAGCAGTGCTGAAGAAATTGCTAGTGGGATGACTGAAATTTCAGCCATTTACGAATTGTTTAATGAACCAGATGAAGCTTTAAAACTCCTGCAAAAGAGTATGAAACTGTTAGAGGATAAACCAGGTCAGCAAAGTACAATTGCTGGAATTGAAGCTCGGATGGGAGTGATGTTTTACATGGTTTGTAAGTATGAAGAATCATTGAACTGCTTTGAAAGTGCTGTGATGAAACTTAGAGCAAGCGGCGAGAGGAAATCAGGATTCTTTGGGATTGTGTTGAATCAGATGGGTTTGGCTTGTGTTCAGTTATTTAAGATGGATGAAGCTGCTGAATTGTTTGAAGAAGCTCGAGAAATATTAGAACGGGAGTGTGGTCCATTTCATCAGGATACCCTTGGTGTTTACAGCAATCTTGCAGCAACTTATGATGGCATTGGAAG AATTGAAGACGCAATCGAAATCCTCGAGTACATTCTTAAACTGCGTGAGGAGAAGCTTGGAACAGCAAATCCAGATTTCAATGATGAGAAAGCAAGGCTAGCTGAGCTCTTGAAAGAGGCTGGTAGATCTCGCAACAAGGAGGCGAAATCACTTGAAAACCTTATCGATCCTAATTCAAGAAGGACGAAGAAAGAGACATCGAAGAAGTGGTCTGCGTTCGGGTTCAGAAGCTGA
- the LOC140871810 gene encoding uncharacterized protein isoform X2, whose translation MGNLKRWSVTYTKHVKQKRKVYQDGYLELQDTGYKIMLYDEYDKLLETRFAKKDDVIESGESMIFDSYLVDIGEQCGGNKPFSSLNYQDNDKKVKEKLSSSYNHGYKNNSEFKKSELKRYKSSPSPSFLDMTKSTKTEWQVLYTTQLTQKAKKFHDGFLQLIVRGSQGRQVMLYDTNKRLLDSRFLKKNEPINCGESLAFEGHLVEIGEQEDHKLPINLTPPGKIHKLVGKNTSDSRVEMSCNEKFHAGQPQYNTSQKEHSEFGDSSSKVVNTNIICRTPTSVPKRAAREILSILRKPMIQEKLVSENKHLQHRGSHSSVHSDIKHPINIYAQNCNGCAEVKVIEEVSDDDCSNKILKCEDVEILNDAENRSVSENTRFQARSTAFCLSSGTDSHALLTCNVEGTDNSELESISSASEPQILVTPTSDSFGQTTSTSASLMEANKNVELENPSQIISYREHGTKLTAASTNDLNSGIIEKFCEENKGTSGVDNVGGVPDFGMADSNNGASQDPSDVGQEGTFDFIAKEIAEFPSFDLGF comes from the exons ATGGGGAATTTGAAGCGATGGAGCGTGACTTACACGAAGCATGTTAAGCAGAAGCGCAAAGTCTATCAAGACGGTTATTTAGAGCTTCAAGACACTGGCTACAag ATTATGCTTTATGATGAATACGACAAGCTCTTGGAGACTAGGTTTGCGAAAAAAGACGATGTTATCGAATCTGGTGAATCAATGATATTTGATTCCTACCTCGTGGACATTGGCGAGCAATGTGGAGGGAATAAACCTTTTTCTAGTTTGAATTATCAAGATAACGATAAGAAAGTTAAAGAGAAATTAAGTTCATCATACAACCATGGGTACAAAAATAACTCAG AGTTCAAGAAGAGTGAATTGAAAAGGTATAAGTCTTCACCTTCACCAAGTTTTCTGGACATGACAAAATCCACTAAAACAG AATGGCAGGTATTGTATACTACACAGTTAACACAAAAGGCGAAGAAGTTTCATGATGGATTTTTACAGCTTATAGTTCGTGGATCACAAGGGAGGCAG GTCATGTTGTATGATACAAACAAACGGCTCTTGGATAGCAGATTTCTGAAAAAGAATGAACCAATTAATTGTGGTGAATCACTAGCATTTGAGGGTCATTTGGTAGAGATTGGAGAACAGGAAGATCATAAGCTGCCCATCAATTTGACTCCACCTGGGAAAATTCACAAACTAGTTGGAAAAAATACATCTGATAGTCGAGTTGAAATGTCATGCAACGAGAAATTTCATGCCG GACAACCACAATACAACACTTCTCAAAAGGAACATTCTGAATTTGGTGATTCAAGTTCCAAGGTTGTAAACACCAACATAATTTGTAGAACACCTACAAGTGTGCCTAAACGTGCTG CCCGTGAAATCTTGTCCATTCTCCGGAAACCCATGATTCAGGAAAAGTTGGTCTCAGAGAACAAACATTTACAGCACCGTGGCTCGCATTCTTCAGTTCATTCTGATATCAAGCATCCAATAAACATTTATGCACAAAATTGTAATGGATGTGCAGAAGTTAAAGTAATAGAAGAAGTTTCGGATGATGATTGCAGCAATAAGATTTTAAAATGTGAGGATGTTGAAATTCTGAATGATGCAGAAAATCGCTCCGTTTCTGAAAATACAAGATTTCAGGCTAGGTCAACTGCATTCTGTCTCAG CTCTGGAACTGATAGCCATGCATTGCTCACCTGCAATGTTGAGGGCACTGACAATAGTGAGTTGGAGTCAATTTCTTCAGCTTCAGAGCCTCAAATACTGGTAACTCCGACCTCGGATTCATTTGGACAAACAACTTCAACATCAGCATCTCTCATGGAAGCGAACAAAAATGTGGAGCTTGAAAATCCCTCCCAAATCATTTCATACAGAG AGCATGGAACTAAACTAACTGCCGCATCAACAAATGATTTGAACTCAGGGATAATTGAAAAG TTTTGTGAAGAAAACAAAGGAACCAGTGGTGTAGACAATGTAGGAGGAGTTCCTGATTTTGGTATGGCTGATTCAAATAACGGTGCTTCTCAAGATCCCTCGGATGTTGGACAGGAGGGTACATTCGATTTCATTGCAAAGGAAATAGCCGAATTCCCAAGTTTTGATCTTGGATTTTGA
- the LOC140871810 gene encoding uncharacterized protein isoform X1, translated as MGNLKRWSVTYTKHVKQKRKVYQDGYLELQDTGYKIMLYDEYDKLLETRFAKKDDVIESGESMIFDSYLVDIGEQCGGNKPFSSLNYQDNDKKVKEKLSSSYNHGYKNNSDRKPSFGESTRLIKLSPSQKIIREFKKSELKRYKSSPSPSFLDMTKSTKTEWQVLYTTQLTQKAKKFHDGFLQLIVRGSQGRQVMLYDTNKRLLDSRFLKKNEPINCGESLAFEGHLVEIGEQEDHKLPINLTPPGKIHKLVGKNTSDSRVEMSCNEKFHAGQPQYNTSQKEHSEFGDSSSKVVNTNIICRTPTSVPKRAAREILSILRKPMIQEKLVSENKHLQHRGSHSSVHSDIKHPINIYAQNCNGCAEVKVIEEVSDDDCSNKILKCEDVEILNDAENRSVSENTRFQARSTAFCLSSGTDSHALLTCNVEGTDNSELESISSASEPQILVTPTSDSFGQTTSTSASLMEANKNVELENPSQIISYREHGTKLTAASTNDLNSGIIEKFCEENKGTSGVDNVGGVPDFGMADSNNGASQDPSDVGQEGTFDFIAKEIAEFPSFDLGF; from the exons ATGGGGAATTTGAAGCGATGGAGCGTGACTTACACGAAGCATGTTAAGCAGAAGCGCAAAGTCTATCAAGACGGTTATTTAGAGCTTCAAGACACTGGCTACAag ATTATGCTTTATGATGAATACGACAAGCTCTTGGAGACTAGGTTTGCGAAAAAAGACGATGTTATCGAATCTGGTGAATCAATGATATTTGATTCCTACCTCGTGGACATTGGCGAGCAATGTGGAGGGAATAAACCTTTTTCTAGTTTGAATTATCAAGATAACGATAAGAAAGTTAAAGAGAAATTAAGTTCATCATACAACCATGGGTACAAAAATAACTCAG ATAGGAAGCCTTCTTTTGGGGAAAGCACTCGACTGATTAAGTTAAGTCCATCACAAAAAATTATCCGAG AGTTCAAGAAGAGTGAATTGAAAAGGTATAAGTCTTCACCTTCACCAAGTTTTCTGGACATGACAAAATCCACTAAAACAG AATGGCAGGTATTGTATACTACACAGTTAACACAAAAGGCGAAGAAGTTTCATGATGGATTTTTACAGCTTATAGTTCGTGGATCACAAGGGAGGCAG GTCATGTTGTATGATACAAACAAACGGCTCTTGGATAGCAGATTTCTGAAAAAGAATGAACCAATTAATTGTGGTGAATCACTAGCATTTGAGGGTCATTTGGTAGAGATTGGAGAACAGGAAGATCATAAGCTGCCCATCAATTTGACTCCACCTGGGAAAATTCACAAACTAGTTGGAAAAAATACATCTGATAGTCGAGTTGAAATGTCATGCAACGAGAAATTTCATGCCG GACAACCACAATACAACACTTCTCAAAAGGAACATTCTGAATTTGGTGATTCAAGTTCCAAGGTTGTAAACACCAACATAATTTGTAGAACACCTACAAGTGTGCCTAAACGTGCTG CCCGTGAAATCTTGTCCATTCTCCGGAAACCCATGATTCAGGAAAAGTTGGTCTCAGAGAACAAACATTTACAGCACCGTGGCTCGCATTCTTCAGTTCATTCTGATATCAAGCATCCAATAAACATTTATGCACAAAATTGTAATGGATGTGCAGAAGTTAAAGTAATAGAAGAAGTTTCGGATGATGATTGCAGCAATAAGATTTTAAAATGTGAGGATGTTGAAATTCTGAATGATGCAGAAAATCGCTCCGTTTCTGAAAATACAAGATTTCAGGCTAGGTCAACTGCATTCTGTCTCAG CTCTGGAACTGATAGCCATGCATTGCTCACCTGCAATGTTGAGGGCACTGACAATAGTGAGTTGGAGTCAATTTCTTCAGCTTCAGAGCCTCAAATACTGGTAACTCCGACCTCGGATTCATTTGGACAAACAACTTCAACATCAGCATCTCTCATGGAAGCGAACAAAAATGTGGAGCTTGAAAATCCCTCCCAAATCATTTCATACAGAG AGCATGGAACTAAACTAACTGCCGCATCAACAAATGATTTGAACTCAGGGATAATTGAAAAG TTTTGTGAAGAAAACAAAGGAACCAGTGGTGTAGACAATGTAGGAGGAGTTCCTGATTTTGGTATGGCTGATTCAAATAACGGTGCTTCTCAAGATCCCTCGGATGTTGGACAGGAGGGTACATTCGATTTCATTGCAAAGGAAATAGCCGAATTCCCAAGTTTTGATCTTGGATTTTGA
- the LOC140872307 gene encoding bidirectional sugar transporter SWEET7, with amino-acid sequence MFSKEDARTVVGIIGNVIALVLFLSPVPTFYRIWRKKSVEQYSPVPYLATFINCGLWVLYGLPVVHPHSTLVVTINGAGLVIEIVYLSLFIAFSDAKKRLKLVATVAAECIFVAVLALLVLTLVHSTKLRSTVVGSVCMIGNIMMYASPLSVMKLVITTRSVEYMPFFLSLFSFLNGISWTAYALIRFDPFIVAPNGMGTFLGLAQLLLYAAFYKSTKRIMAERKAQSELDLAEKKSQMNAV; translated from the exons ATGTTTTCCAAGGAGGATGCTCGCACTGTAGTTGGAATCATAG gtAACGTCATAGCCCTCGTATTGTTCCTGTCTCCTGT GCCGACATTTTATCGGATATGGAGGAAAAAATCGGTGGAACAATACTCGCCGGTACCATACTTGGCCACATTCATCAACTGCGGGCTATGGGTTCTGTACGGGCTGCCCGTGGTGCACCCTCACAGTACCCTAGTGGTGACCATCAATGGCGCGGGCTTGGTCATCGAGATCGTGTATCTGTCGCTCTTCATCGCATTCTCCGACGCCAAGAAACGCCTCAAGCTGGTGGCGACGGTGGCGGCGGAGTGCATTTTCGTGGCGGTTTTAGCCCTTCTTGTCTTGACTTTGGTTCATTCCACAAAGCTCCGCTCCACCGTCGTCGGTAGCGTTTGCATGATAGGGAACATTATGATGTACGCGTCCCCCTTGTCCGTCATG AAGCTGGTGATCACAACGAGAAGTGTGGAATACATGCCGTTCTTCCTGTCTCTCTTCTCCTTCCTCAATGGGATTAGTTGGACCGCTTACGCCCTTATTCGTTTCGATCCCTTCATTGTT GCTCCAAACGGGATGGGAACATTTCTTGGGCTGGCCCAGCTTTTATTATACGCTGCCTTCTACAAGTCAACCAAAAGAATCATGGCCGAAAGAAAGGCCCAATCAGAGCTGGACTTAGCTGAAAAGAAATCGCAGATGAATGCAGTTTAG